A part of Periophthalmus magnuspinnatus isolate fPerMag1 chromosome 14, fPerMag1.2.pri, whole genome shotgun sequence genomic DNA contains:
- the LOC117381278 gene encoding interferon regulatory factor 2-binding protein 1-like: MSSASQSSSRRQWCYLCDLPKMPWAMLWEFSEAVCRGCVNYDGADRIELLIETARQLKSSHGVLDGRSPGPQQSKPSSSGPIEAGRQHGERPDRGRGDYGTSSRLPNGLHRAEDVALSEGSRQSPNTRRAIAGTMPSLHGALPAHALIAQGLVAAPHGLLAPLAGSRAGSAPIAVSAGPLMGDGARRQPVPLGVGASTSAMGIDPVVWRNNDVMAELNEIARNRVEGWPNRPKAVRDVLVALNSCVPFSVRFRKDHNLMGKVLGFDSTPTPEFELKVFVEYPCGSAVVFSGVPDLVRQMFRDSAKDAGKAVNSGLRYVEYEKRHNSGDWRGLSELLNDGVRLFKEPPIPEVLPQPDPVLSMATTGRPVSSKSTSRRRKASPGSENGESEGRPEHLGREAWPRGGYPSMETHPPDGPPRLHSQPSPISALMGVADSLSSSQLARDSPNMSTGHTSSVGRPPSSSPSTASTSVSQAAMGQGSASGASNNTTAGESSSGAQPALLCCTLCRERLEDTHFVQCPSVPHHKFCFPCTRGFIRSQGQGSEVYCPSGERCPLVGSNVPWAFMQGEISTILAADADVTVKKESDP; encoded by the coding sequence ATGTCCTCCGCCTCGCAGTCTTCCTCTAGACGGCAGTGGTGCTACCTCTGCGACCTGCCCAAGATGCCATGGGCCATGCTCTGGGAGTTTAGCGAGGCTGTGTGCCGGGGCTGTGTCAACTACGACGGCGCGGACAGGATAGAGCTGCTGATCGAAACCGCGCGCCAGTTAAAAAGCTCACATGGTGTTTTAGACGGCAGGTCTCCCGGGCCACAACAGAGCAAAcccagctcctctggacccaTTGAAGCGGGTAGGCAGCACGGGGAGCGCCCagacagggggaggggggactACGGGACATCTTCACGTCTCCCCAATGGCCTCCATAGAGCAGAAGATGTGGCCTTGTCAGAGGGAAGCCGCCAGAGCCCAAACACTCGGCGGGCCATAGCTGGGACAATGCCGAGCCTACACGGGGCTTTACCTGCTCATGCTCTCATAGCCCAGGGCCTGGTCGCAGCCCCTCACGGTCTTTTAGCCCCCTTAGCAGGTTCTAGAGCAGGGAGCGCTCCTATAGCTGTGTCTGCAGGTCCTTTGATGGGAGATGGTGCCAGAAGGCAGCCTGTGCCCCTAGGGGTCGGGGCTAGCACCTCTGCTATGGGCATAGACCCTGTCGTGTGGAGGAACAATGACGTTATGGCTGAACTCAATGAGATTGCTCGAAATCGTGTGGAAGGTTGGCCAAATCGTCCTAAAGCAGTGCGGGATGTTCTTGTAGCTCTCAACAGCTGTGTGCCATTCAGTGTGCGCTTTAGGAAAgaccacaatctaatgggcaagGTCCTGGGTTTTGATTCCACACCCACTCCAGAGTTTGAGCTCAAAGTGTTTGTGGAGTACCCCTGTGGCTCTGCCGTGGTCTTTTCGGGGGTGCCAGACCTGGTGAGGCAGATGTTCCGTGATTCAGCAAAGGATGCTGGGAAAGCAGTGAACTCTGGGCTGCGTTATGTGGAATATGAGAAGAGACACAACAGTGGCGACTGGCGTGGCTTATCCGAGCTCCTGAACGATGGTGTGCGTCTTTTCAAAGAGCCCCCTATTCCCGAAGTTTTGCCTCAGCCAGATCCAGTGTTGTCCATGGCCACTACAGGACGTCCTGTGTCATCTAAAAGCACTAGTCGGCGTCGCAAGGCTTCTCCGGGGTCAGAGAACGGTGAGAGTGAAGGCCGACCGGAGCACTTGGGCAGAGAGGCCTGGCCCAGGGGAGGGTACCCCAGCATGGAGACCCATCCCCCCGATGGTCCTCCTCGCCTTCACAGCCAGCCTTCACCCATTTCGGCACTCATGGGAGTAGCAGACAGCCTGAGCTCCAGTCAGCTTGCTCGGGACAGTCCCAACATGTCCACTGGGCACACCTCCTCAGTGGGCCGCCCCCCCAGCAGCAGCCCTTCCACAGCCTCCACGTCTGTGTCCCAGGCCGCTATGGGCCAAGGCTCCGCCTCTGGAGCATCCAATAACACTACAGCGGGTGAGTCGAGCAGTGGAGCCCAGCCCGCTCTGCTCTGCTGCACACTGTGTCGAGAGCGCCTGGAGGACACACACTTTGTCCAGTGTCCCTCTGTGCCGCACCATAAGTTCTGTTTTCCGTGCACACGGGGATTCATCCGGAGCCAAGGCCAGGGCAGTGAGGTGTACTGCCCCAGCGGAGAGCGCTGTCCCCTGGTGGGCTCCAACGTACCTTGGGCGTTCATGCAAGGAGAGATCTCCACCATCCTGGCAGCTGACGCAGATGTGACGGTCAAAAAGGAGAGTGACCCTTGA
- the micu2 gene encoding calcium uptake protein 2, mitochondrial, producing MASWGRIASLFGGLLRSPRSIKVLGLRRVVGPGVLGSLVGAGVVCYYKYIENKRTLPCRVYAKEEEQKDAVGTNLSARRLRFIQFASVVYQDEPYMTPRDFLYSVMLENVDRKLQKRALTECEANNMLRAASKAVAGSYLFRSLGDNGLISYTEYLFLLTILTKPRTGFHIAFKMLDVDGNEQVDKKEFLKLKKIIRKSKKVSLAKDSVESPAEEEVVNTTLQAYFFGVKGQNKLQYQDFRRFMENLQSEVQEMEFLQFSKGMDTMRREDFAEWLLHYTNEEDNEVYWQNMRKKIPAGQSITFEEFRAFCLFTNNLEDFAVSMKMVTEANRPVGMAQFKRAVRIATGHDLSDNVLDTVFKLFDMDGDNCLSHKEFIGVMTDRVLRGLKIQPQTGISGYWKCVKRETLKGAKEALGDGACPI from the exons ATGGCCAGCTGGGGAAGGATCGCTTCTCTTTTTGGGGGGCTTTTGCGCTCTCCACGGAGCATTAAAGTATTAGGTTTACGCCGTGTTGTCGGCCCTGGCGTTTTGGGGTCTTTGGTTGGAGCCGGGGTCGTTTGTTATtacaaatacattgaaaacaagCGGACGCTTCCATGCAGAGTATACGCCAAAGAGGAGGAACAAAAA GATGCAGTCGGCACAAACCTGTCGGCCAGGAGGCTCCGTTTTATCCAGTTTGCATCCGTGGTGTATCAGGACGAGCCTTACATGACACCCAGAGACTTCCTGTACTCTGTGATGCTCGAGAACGTGGACA GAAAGCTGCAGAAGAGAGCATTAACAGAATGT GAGGCAAATAACATGTTGAGAGCAGCCTCCAAAGCCGTAGCAGGGAGTTATCTGTTTCGAAGCCTGGGGGACAATG GTTTGATATCCTACACAGAGTATCTCTTTCTACTGACAATCCTGACAA AGCCACGGACTGGATTTCACATTGCTTTCAAAATGCTGGATGTAGACGGCAATGAACAGGTGGACAAGAAGGAATTCCTGAAG CTCAagaaaataataagaaaaagtaaaaaagtgtcACTGGCCAAGGACAGTGTTGAG AGCCCAGCAGAGGAAGAGGTTGTGAATACCACTCTTCAGGCCTACTTTTTTGGGGTGAAAGGGCAAAACAAGTTGCAGTATCAGGACTTCCGCAG GTTCATGGAGAACCTCCAGTCTGAGGTCCAGGAGATGGAATTTCTGCAGTTCTCCAAAGGGATGGACACTATGCGTCGAGAGGACTTTGCTGAGTGGCTGTTGCACTACACCAATGAGGAAGACAATGAAGTCTACTGGCAGAACATGAGGAAGAAGATCCCTGCTGGACAA AGTATCACTTTTGAAGAATTCAGAGCCTTCTGTCTCTTCACAAATAATCTGGAGGATTTTGCTGTTTCTATGAAAATGGTCACAGAAGCAAATCGTCCAGTTGGGATGG CTCAGTTCAAGCGGGCCGTCCGAATCGCCACAGGACACGATCTGTCCGACAATGTCCTGGACACGGTGTTTAAACTATTCGACATGGATGGAGACAACTGCCTGAGCCACAAAGAGTTCATTGGTGTGATGACAGACAGAGTGCTGCGTGGTCTCAAG ATTCAGCCTCAGACTGGCATCTCTGGCTATTGGAAGTGTGTGAAAAGAGAGACCCTGAAGGGTGCGAAGGAGGCTCTTGGCGACGGCGCATGTCCCATTTAG